CTTGAGGTATTGGCACGTACCGCGGCCTGCATGTTCGTGGAACCGATGACAATCATGATCAGGCTCATACCCACCAAATACAGGAGCAGGTAGAACTTATGCGCCCAGATGACGCGCAGTGCTGTTTTACAAGTATTCATACCGTTGTTTCCTTAGGAGCAGACCACAGATGGCCAGGAAGATGGCAGCCATAGTGACCAGAATGCCGCAGGTACGGGCGAAGGGTGCCAGGCTGTCGTAGTAGACGATGTCGTAAAAAAGGTTGGAGACCTGTTTGACGGGGTTGAGCAGGTGAAGGATGGGGGCATGCTCCTGGATGGCATTGTTCAAGTCCATGGCCAGGCTGCCGTAGAGACCGATAAAGGCACTCAGGGTGCAGTCGATGCCTATGACCAGGCCAACCTTCGTCTCGGTGGGGAGTTTGGGAATCGCGCCCATCATAGAGCCGAAAGCAGTGGCCATGAAGGTGCCTACGGCGATAGCTATGAGGGCTATCGGGTCACGACCACCGGTTTGCACTCCACAGACTGTGCGGACGAAGATGTAGGCAACCAGTAGGCTGACTGCGGAGAAGAGCCAGGAGGCCAGGAAGGCGCCCGCTGCCTGCCGCCACTTGGGGCTGGGAGAACTGGCTCGTCGGGCTCCCAAGGCTGAAAGGTTGGGCTGAGTCTTGGCTATCATCTCGGCAGCGGTGCTGGCACCGATAAGGCAGGCCATAGCCAGCACAGCGAAGAAGTAGGGCGCGGTCATAGAAGGGTGGATGTGCGTCAGGCGGATTTGCTTGGTGTAGGTCGGTCCGCCGGATTGCAACAGAATTTGATTGCTTGGTGAGGCAATGGCTGCCCTTGCGGAGTTGGCTTGGTTGAAACTGCCCAGCGAAGCGGACAGAATGGAGACCGCTATGCCTTCTGAGGCGGTTGCATCGGATTGGATGCTGGCGGCTTCGCGGTCGGACAGGACCATGTTGACCAGTCCGTCAGAGCCCGCGTACAGGTATCCGATGTCCTTCCGGTTATCCAGACGTGTGTTCGCTTCGGCCTTGGAAGCCACCGTCGTCGGGATAAGCAGCTGAATGTCATCGGACCCGGCCTTGGGTTTCTTCGATAGTGAGGAAACGAGCTCGTCAGCACCTGGGCTGGCTTTCCAGTTGGCGTCCGAGACAATGGCGAAGTGCTGTGCCTCGGCAGTGTAACTGTCTTGCAGGTTGCCCATGATGCCCAGCATCAGAGCGGCCAGAATGACCGGGAAGGCCAGAACCCAGAATAGGGAGGAGGTGTTGCGTATCGAGGTTTTGACGTTGATCAGGAATGAATTCCACATGGATAGGTGCTCCTTACGGCAATTGAGCCTGGGGACCGCGCTCAGTCGCGCAGTTCCTTGCCGGTCAGTTCCAGGAACACGTCGTTCAGGGATGGCGGACGGCTGGTCAGGTGGCCGTAGCTGGTCTGGGTGGATTCCAGGACCGTCAGCACATCCTGGAGGTTGTGCTCGCCCTGTCGGCAGTGGATGACCAGCTCCTTGCCGTCATAGTCGACGGATTGGGCCAGGGGCAGGGCACGAATCTGGGCCAGGGTGGAGTCCTGCAGATCCAAAGTCTCGACGGTGACCTGCTCGCCGGCCTGGACCATGCCCTTGAGCTCCTCGGCAGTGCCTAGGGCAATTTGACGGCCGTGGTCCATGATCATGATGCGTGTACAGATTTGTTCGACCTCCTCCATGTAGTGGCTGGTGTAAACCACCGTGGCCCCCTGGGCGTTCAGCCGTTCGATCCCCTCCAGAATGGCGTTGCGGCTCTGTGGATCAACGGCGACGGTGGGCTCGTCGAAAAAGATGAGGTCGGGCTGATGGGCGATGCCACAGGCGATGTTGAGCCTGCGCAGCAGACCGCCCGACAGCTTGCCGGGACGGAACCTGCGGAAGTCGCCCAGACCCACGAAGTCAATGGCCTGCTCGACCAGGTTCCTGCGGTCAGCCTTCTTGGGTACATAGAGGGAGCAGAAATAGTCGATGTTCTCCTGCACGCTCAGTTCGTTGAAGACGGCCACATTCTGTGGAACCACGCCGATATGACTTTTAAGGTCGTAGGAGGTCGGGGTCATCTCCTGCCCGAATATCCGAACCGTTCCGGATTCAAAGCTGAGCAGGGCCAGTATGCAGTTGATGGCTGTTGACTTGCCTGAACCATTGGGACCAAGCAGCCCGAATACCTCACCTCGGCTGACTTCCATGTCGAAGTGGTCCAAGGCCACCATGTCGCCGTAGCGCTTCACCAATGCGCTGACCTGCAAGGCCGGCTCTTGCTCACGTGAACTGTTCATGATTCCATCATCCCAGCTACGGCTGGCCCAACACCGTGACAGCCGTCATCAATGTTGTGGATGCGTTAATCAGACCTATGACATTTGTCATGGGTGGTCGCCTGTGCTTAGGCTCAGGAACGGGTAGCCCGACAATTACTATTTGAGGCAATAGGCAAACAGGGCGAGGAGACATTCATGGGCAGGATAGCTGGCTGGCTGGTCCTGCTTGGACTGGGGACCTTATGTGGATCATGGTATGGTTCAGGGGTTTCAGGAACCTTGGTCGCTGGCCTCCTGGCCTCAGTAGCCGCAGGAGCCCTGTGTGAATGGCTATTGCCTGCGCCAGGCTCCATGTGGGGCGGCGCTCTGGTTTCGCTTTTGGCAACGTTCATACCAGACTGGATTTTCTTCCTGCCAGCCCTGGCCTTTGAGGCGGGCGTCGGACTCGGAACCATGGTTCCGGTCACCAGGTCATTCGGCATGAAAGTTCCCCAAGCCAAGAATTCCGAACTGGCCTGGCCCAGGCTGCTCTTGGCCTTGATGCCGGCATTCTTTTGGTTGATACCTGCCATGGCCGACCTCATACTCTTCAGAGGCCTCCCCCAACGCGATGCCCTGCTGGCTTTATTGACCTCGGCACTGGCGCAAGGCGGCGGACTGACGTGCGCACACTTAGCCGTGGCTAAGGGTCGCGTATGGCAGATTGAAGACACCGAGCGCTACAGGATTCGCCAACTGCATGGCCGCATCAGCGATCTGGACGAGGAGAGAGCCCAGGCGACCCGGATGGCGCATCTATCCGAGCGGACCCGGATCGCCCGAGATATTCATGACAATGTGGGCCACCTGCTCACCCGAGCAATCATGCAAATCCAGGCTGGCCGGGTGGTTGCGCAGAGCAGGGGCGATCAGAGTACCGAGCAGATACTGGATGATGTCGGCAAGACCTTGGACGAGGCCATGACCACAATCCGTCGTTCGGTGCATGACTTGGAGGATGAGGGCACCGACTTCGCATCCCAGATGGAGGATGCCAGCTCCGAGGCTTCTATGGGGCGGCTTAAGGTCGATCTCAACAACGGCATTGAGACGGCTCCTGCACCAGTGTGCCATTGCCTTGCCACCATTCTTCGCGAGGCCCTTACCAATACGGTCCGCCATTCTTCAGCAAGATCGGCACAGGTCATTCTGCGCGACCTACCGGCCTTCTGGCAGATGGTGGTGCAGGATGACGGTGGAATTCAGCACTCGCAGCCTGACAGCTCGCCCATTAAAGAGCCCGGGCTCCAGCGCGGCATGGGGCTGGCTGATATGGAAGCCAGGGCCAGAGCCTTGGGAGGCACAGCCAACAGCGGCCCCAACCGACAAGGATGGAAGGTTTTCGTATCCTTGCCCAAGGAACCCTGGTTCAACCAGAGTGCAACTGAGCATGTAGAGGATAAGAAGGTTATGGCATGAAAGTCGCTATCGCTGATGACGATCCAATCGTCTGCTCGTCCCTGTCAACGATTCTGACTGCAACCGGCGCTGCAGACGTGCTCTGGACAGCCAATGACGGCCAGTCAACCCTGGATTGTTTTCAGGCCGCTGGTGGCAGGCCTGACGTACTGCTACTTGACGTGCAGATGCCTGGTATGGACGGCCTGGAGGCGGCGGAGCGCATCATCGCCATGGATTCGACCGCCCGTGTACTCTTTCTGACCACCTTTGCAGATAAGGAGTATATTTCCCGTGCCTTGGCCTTGGGTGCCAAGGGCTATGTAATCAAGCAGGACGTGGCTTCTGTGCTGCCGGCCCTCCAAGCCGTGATGGCAGGGCAGACGGTTCTTGGCGCCGAAGCAGTGGCTAATCTCTCACTTGGCAAGCAGGAGGAGCAGACACGAAAAGACCCAGCAGAACCTGTTACCCGGCGCTTCCAAACACTGACCGACCGTGAGCGTGAAATCGTCGCTCTGGTGGCCGACGGCCTCGACAACCAGGCCATTGCCAAGCGGCTCTATCTCAGTGAGGGCACCGTCCGCAATCACATCTCAGCCATCCTGTCCAAGACCAACCTGGCCAACCGCACCCAGCTCGCTGTGGAATGGCTGTCCTCGCAAGAGTCGTGAGCATACAGCTTTTGGAGTCTCGTCCGTTCAGAGCTTTTCAATCGGAGCCAAGCGCAGCATCAGCCTCTTGGTCCCCTCGGAGCCGAAGTCCACTGTCAGAACCGAGTTGTGCCCCTTATCCTGAATGTCGACCACCTTGCCCAGGCCATACTGGTCGTGGGCCACCCTGTCTCCCAAGGAGAAATCCTGAATGGACAGGCCATTCGATTTTGGTTGGGCTGAGGCCCTGCCAGCGTGTGAGGTTGACGATGAGCTTGTTGTGCTGCGTCTGGTCGTGACCCTTCCATTTCTTGAGGAGGAACCGCGAGAGCCATACCCGGATGATCCGAACGAGCGCTGCGAAGGAGTCCGCGAGCGCCCGTACCCATTGCGGGAGCCGAACCCACCGAATGAATGATGACCGAACGCGCGACCGTCGCTTTCATCCTCGAAGCCACCGAATTCGTCCTCGTCGTCACCCAGGTCCCAGCCTGCGCGCATCCGCTCGTTGCCGGCCTGCCGACGCTTCCAGTCGATCAGATCGTCAGGGATGTCATCCAGGAACTGGCTGGGCAGCATCTCATTGACCTGCCCCCACTGGGAGCGGACGGCCGCCCGGGTCAGGTAGAGACGCCTCTTGGCACGGGTTACGCCCACATAGGCCAGTCGACGTTCCTCCTGCATCTCATCGGCATCCTCAAGGCAGCGGGAATGAGGGAAGGTCCCCTGCTCCATGCCGGTCAGGAAGACCACCGGATACTCCAGGCCCTTGGCCGTGTGCAGGGTCATCAACGTCACCTTGCCCGAGTCGTCGCCCAGACCCGGCAGCTGGTCCGAGTCGGCGACCAGTGCCGTGGTCTCCAGGAAGCCAGCCAGCGTAGCGTCGGGGGTCTTCTGCTCGAACTCGGCGGCCACGGACTGCAGCTGGCCAAGGTTCTCCAACCGGGAGGCATCCTGCGGATCGACCGACTTTCGAAGCTCGTCCAGCATTCCGGACTCCTCCAGCACCTTCTCAACGATCTGAGACGGCTTGGTATCGTGCTCTGCGGCAAAGTCGGTCAGGGAGGCAATCAGATCCCTGAAGGCCTTCATCCGCTTGACCATCAGCGTGGAGGCCCCGGGCACCTCCTCGATATGCTGCACCCCCTCCCAGAAGGAGACCTGATGCAGATCCGCATAGGAGGTCGCCGCCGCCTCTGCACGTGCAGCCAGGCCCCGCTTGGGCACGTTGAGTATCCGCCGCATGTTCACATCGTCCTGGGGATTGGCGATGGCATGCAGGTAGGCCAGGGCGTCCTTGATCTCCTTGCGCTCATAGAAGCGGGTCCCACCCACCAGCTGATAAGGCAGGCCGGCATTGATCAACCCCTCTTCCAGGGCGCGGGACTGGGCGTTGGCCCGGTACATGATGGCCATGTCGGAGTATGGAATACCTTCCTCACTGCGCAGCCGGGCGATCTCAGTGGCGATCCAGGCTGCCTCCTGCTGGGCATTGTCGGCTGCGTAGCCCACGATGGGCTCCCCCTTGCCAAGGGCGGTCCAGAGTTTCTTGGGCTTGCGTCCCTCGTTCTTGACGATGATGGCGTTGGCCGCATCCAGAATGGTCTGGGTGGAACGATAATTCTGCTCCAGGAGGATGGTCCGGGCTCCGGGGAAATCCTTCTCGAAGTCCCTGATGTTGCTGATATCAGCCCCTCGGAAGGCATAGATGGACTGGTCCGAATCCCCCACAACGGTGATCCAGGCGGGATCCTGCTTGTCAGCATCGGCACCGGCCAGCTCGCGCATGAGCACGTACTGGGCATGGTTGGTGTCCTGGTACTCGTCCACCAGCACGTAGCGGAAGCGATGGTGGTAATACTGCGCCACCATCGGGGACTGCTGGAGCAACTGGACCGTGCGTACGATCAGATCGTCGAGGTCGACGGCGTTGGCCTGAGCCAGCCGGTGCTCGTACTCGGCGTAGACCACGGAGTAGAGCTCCTCCTCGTTGCCGAAGCGGG
The window above is part of the Bifidobacterium asteroides DSM 20089 genome. Proteins encoded here:
- a CDS encoding ABC transporter permease; amino-acid sequence: MWNSFLINVKTSIRNTSSLFWVLAFPVILAALMLGIMGNLQDSYTAEAQHFAIVSDANWKASPGADELVSSLSKKPKAGSDDIQLLIPTTVASKAEANTRLDNRKDIGYLYAGSDGLVNMVLSDREAASIQSDATASEGIAVSILSASLGSFNQANSARAAIASPSNQILLQSGGPTYTKQIRLTHIHPSMTAPYFFAVLAMACLIGASTAAEMIAKTQPNLSALGARRASSPSPKWRQAAGAFLASWLFSAVSLLVAYIFVRTVCGVQTGGRDPIALIAIAVGTFMATAFGSMMGAIPKLPTETKVGLVIGIDCTLSAFIGLYGSLAMDLNNAIQEHAPILHLLNPVKQVSNLFYDIVYYDSLAPFARTCGILVTMAAIFLAICGLLLRKQRYEYL
- a CDS encoding ABC transporter ATP-binding protein, giving the protein MNSSREQEPALQVSALVKRYGDMVALDHFDMEVSRGEVFGLLGPNGSGKSTAINCILALLSFESGTVRIFGQEMTPTSYDLKSHIGVVPQNVAVFNELSVQENIDYFCSLYVPKKADRRNLVEQAIDFVGLGDFRRFRPGKLSGGLLRRLNIACGIAHQPDLIFFDEPTVAVDPQSRNAILEGIERLNAQGATVVYTSHYMEEVEQICTRIMIMDHGRQIALGTAEELKGMVQAGEQVTVETLDLQDSTLAQIRALPLAQSVDYDGKELVIHCRQGEHNLQDVLTVLESTQTSYGHLTSRPPSLNDVFLELTGKELRD
- a CDS encoding sensor histidine kinase, coding for MGRIAGWLVLLGLGTLCGSWYGSGVSGTLVAGLLASVAAGALCEWLLPAPGSMWGGALVSLLATFIPDWIFFLPALAFEAGVGLGTMVPVTRSFGMKVPQAKNSELAWPRLLLALMPAFFWLIPAMADLILFRGLPQRDALLALLTSALAQGGGLTCAHLAVAKGRVWQIEDTERYRIRQLHGRISDLDEERAQATRMAHLSERTRIARDIHDNVGHLLTRAIMQIQAGRVVAQSRGDQSTEQILDDVGKTLDEAMTTIRRSVHDLEDEGTDFASQMEDASSEASMGRLKVDLNNGIETAPAPVCHCLATILREALTNTVRHSSARSAQVILRDLPAFWQMVVQDDGGIQHSQPDSSPIKEPGLQRGMGLADMEARARALGGTANSGPNRQGWKVFVSLPKEPWFNQSATEHVEDKKVMA
- a CDS encoding response regulator transcription factor, with protein sequence MKVAIADDDPIVCSSLSTILTATGAADVLWTANDGQSTLDCFQAAGGRPDVLLLDVQMPGMDGLEAAERIIAMDSTARVLFLTTFADKEYISRALALGAKGYVIKQDVASVLPALQAVMAGQTVLGAEAVANLSLGKQEEQTRKDPAEPVTRRFQTLTDREREIVALVADGLDNQAIAKRLYLSEGTVRNHISAILSKTNLANRTQLAVEWLSSQES
- a CDS encoding UvrD-helicase domain-containing protein, with product MNEEPDLIQRSAKELLKGLNDRQTEAVQYQGPALLIGAGAGSGKTRVLTRRIAWILSQFGAWPSQILAITFTNKAASEMRERLRRLIGPVADRMWVSTFHSACVRILRRDGKEIGLRSGFTIYDTADSERLIKLIGKDLNIDLKRYTPRNILSHISDYKNNLQDWRTQLQEYAPDYRPGQRGQQITARFGNEEELYSVVYAEYEHRLAQANAVDLDDLIVRTVQLLQQSPMVAQYYHHRFRYVLVDEYQDTNHAQYVLMRELAGADADKQDPAWITVVGDSDQSIYAFRGADISNIRDFEKDFPGARTILLEQNYRSTQTILDAANAIIVKNEGRKPKKLWTALGKGEPIVGYAADNAQQEAAWIATEIARLRSEEGIPYSDMAIMYRANAQSRALEEGLINAGLPYQLVGGTRFYERKEIKDALAYLHAIANPQDDVNMRRILNVPKRGLAARAEAAATSYADLHQVSFWEGVQHIEEVPGASTLMVKRMKAFRDLIASLTDFAAEHDTKPSQIVEKVLEESGMLDELRKSVDPQDASRLENLGQLQSVAAEFEQKTPDATLAGFLETTALVADSDQLPGLGDDSGKVTLMTLHTAKGLEYPVVFLTGMEQGTFPHSRCLEDADEMQEERRLAYVGVTRAKRRLYLTRAAVRSQWGQVNEMLPSQFLDDIPDDLIDWKRRQAGNERMRAGWDLGDDEDEFGGFEDESDGRAFGHHSFGGFGSRNGYGRSRTPSQRSFGSSGYGSRGSSSRNGRVTTRRSTTSSSSTSHAGRASAQPKSNGLSIQDFSLGDRVAHDQYGLGKVVDIQDKGHNSVLTVDFGSEGTKRLMLRLAPIEKL